One window of Quercus robur chromosome 12, dhQueRobu3.1, whole genome shotgun sequence genomic DNA carries:
- the LOC126708030 gene encoding phospholipase D gamma 1-like gives MEKHAAYAQTYSFGGSNHGQGQQAVPFQTNKSSLKVLLLHGNLDIWVKEAKNLPNLDLFHKKLGEMFSILPGKVNNKIEGHMSDKITSDPYVTVSVSGAVIGRTFVISNSENPVWRQNFNVPVAHDAAEVHFVVKDSDIVGSQVMGVVGIPVEQLYSGMKIEGTFPILNASGKPCKAGAILSLSIQYTPVDKVNIYHGVDSSPHSQGVPGTYFPLRKSGKVTLYQDAHVHDGCLPSLKLHGDVQYEHRSCWHDIFEAISQARRLIYIAGWSVYHKVQLIRDGNNATDCMLGDLLKIKSQEGVRVLLLVWDDPTSRSILGLKTEGIMNTKDEETRHFFKHSSVQVLLCPRSAGKGHSWIKKQEVGTIYTHHQKTVIVDADAGHNKRKIMAFVGGLDLCRGRYDTPKHPLFRTLETVHKDDYRNTNFTEPLVGCPREPWHDLHCRIDGPAAYDILTNFEERWQKASQPHGLGKLKASSHDDALLKIERIPDIIGIAEFPCQTQNDPGGWHVQVFRSIDSNSVKGFPEDPKDAMSMNLLCGKNVLIDMSIHTAYVKAIRAAQKFIYIENQYFLGSSYNWDSHKDLGANNLIPMEIALKIVNKIKANQRFSAYIIMPMWPEGVPTSTPIQRILYWQHKTMQMMYEMIYNALKEVGLENKYEPQDYLNFFCLGNREAPDTEDSSGARNSPAVKTPQVLTQKSRRFMVYVHSKGMIVDDEYVILGSANINQRSMEGTRDTEIAMGAYQPYHTWASKRSSPHGQIYGYRVSLWAEHIGALEGCFKHPESLECVRRVKSLSELNWRQYVADEVTEMKGHLLKYPLEVDRTGKVKPLPGCATFPDVGGTITGTFTVIKENLTI, from the exons ATGGAGAAGCATGCTGCATATGCTCAAACATACTCGTTTGGAGGCTCAAACCATGGTCAGGGTCAACAAGCTGTGCCATTTCAGACCAACAAGAGTTCCCTTAAGGTTTTGCTGTTACATGGGAACTTAGATATCTGGGTAAAGGAGGCCAAAAACCTTCCTAACTTGGATTTGTTTCATAAAAAGTTAGGAGAAATGTTTTCCATATTGCCCGGGAAGGTTAACAACAAAATTGAGGGGCATATGTCTGATAAGATAACAAGTGATCCTTATGTCACAGTCTCAGTATCAGGTGCTGTAATTGGGAGGACATTTGTGATTAGTAATAGTGAGAACCCAGTTTGGAGGCAGAATTTTAATGTTCCTGTTGCACATGATGCTGCAGAAGTGCATTTTGTTGTCAAAGACAGTGATATTGTTGGCTCACAGGTTATGGGTGTTGTGGGAATTCCAGTGGAGCAATTATATTCTGGCATGAAAATTGAGGGAACCTTCCCAATTCTTAATGCCAGTGGGAAGCCCTGCAAGGCTGGAGCTATCTTGAGTTTATCAATTCAGTACACCCCAGTGGATAAAGTGAACATTTATCATGGAGTAGATTCAAGTCCTCATTCCCAAGGGGTCCCTGGTACCTACTTTCCACTTAGGAAAAGCGGAAAAGTGACACTATATCAAGATGCCCATGTTCATGATGGTTGCCTTCCCAGTTTGAAGCTTCATGGTGATGTTCAGTATGAGCACAGGAGTTGTTGGCATGATATCTTTGAAGCAATAAGTCAGGCCCGTCGTTTGATATACATTGCAGGGTGGTCGGTGTACCACAAGGTTCAACTGATTCGAGATGGTAATAATGCAACAGATTGCATGTTGGGGGATCTTCTCAAAATCAAGTCACAAGAAGGTGTAAGAGTACTGCTCCTTGTATGGGATGATCCTACCTCTAGGAGCATTTTGGGATTAAAAACA GAAGGCATCATGAATACCAAAGATGAGGAGACTCGCCATTTTTTTAAGCACTCTTCAGTGCAAGTTCTACTCTGCCCCCGATCTGCTGGAAAAGGACATAGCTGGATCAAAAAGCAG GAAGTTGGAACAATCTATACCCATCATCAGAAAACAGTGATTGTGGATGCGGATGCAGGTCACAATAAACGAAAGATCATGGCATTTGTTGGAGGTCTTGATTTATGCAGGGGCCGATATGATACTCCTAAACATCCTCTTTTTAGGACTTTAGAAACAGTGCACAAAGATGACTATCGTAACACCAACTTCACG GAGCCTCTTGTTGGCTGTCCAAGAGAACCGTGGCATGATTTGCATTGTCGTATTGATGGTCCAGCTGCATATGACATCCTTACCAATTTTGAGGAGCGTTGGCAGAAGGCATCACAACCTCACGGGCTTGGAAAGCTAAAAGCATCATCACATGATGATGCCCTACTTAAGATCGAAAGAATTCCAGACATCATTGGGATAGCAGAGTTTCCTTGCCAAACTCAGAATGATCCAGGGGGTTGGCATGTACAG GTTTTTCGTTCAATTGATTCCAATTCTGTGAAAGGATTTCCCGAGGACCCAAAAGATGCTATGAGCATG AATCTCTTATGTGGGAAGAATGTACTGATAGACATGAGCATACATACAGCATATGTGAAGGCAATCCGTGCTGCCCAAAAATTCATTTATATTGAGAACCAGTACTTCCTTGGGTCATCATACAATTGGGATTCTCACAAAGACTTAG GTGCCAATAATTTAATACCGATGGAAATTGCTCTCAAAAttgttaacaaaataaaagcGAATCAGAGGTTCTCTGCATATATCATTATGCCAATGTGGCCAGAAGGTGTTCCTACAAGCACTCCCATTCAGCGGATTCTCTATTGGCAG CATAAAACAATGCAGATGATGTATGAAATGATTTACAATGCGTTAAAGGAGGTTGGACTTGAGAACAAATATGAGCCACAAGACTATTTGAATTTCTTCTGCCTGGGCAATCGTGAGGCACCAGATACGGAAGACAGTTCAGGTGCAAGAAATTCCCCTGCAGTAAAGACTCCTCAA GTACTTACTCAGAAGAGTAGGCGTTTTATGGTTTATGTCCACTCTAAGGGAATGATAGTGGATGATGAGTATGTGATACTAGGATCTGCAAATATAAATCAGCGGTCCATGGAAGGCACCAGAGACACTGAAATTGCAATGGGTGCATATCAGCCTTATCATACCTGGGCAAGCAAACGTTCTAGTCCACATGGACAG ATATATGGATATAGAGTATCATTATGGGCAGAGCACATTGGAGCTCTCGAAGGATGTTTCAAGCACCCAGAGAGCCTCGAATGTGTGAGGCGGGTAAAGTCCTTGAGCGAGCTCAACTGGAGACAATATGTAGCTGATGAGGTAACAGAAATGAAGGGTCACCTATTAAAGTATCCACTCGAAGTTGATCGAACGGGCAAGGTGAAGCCTCTTCCTGGCTGTGCAACATTCCCAGACGTAGGAGGAACTATAACTGGGACATTTACAGTCATTAAAGAAAACCTCACTATCTGA
- the LOC126709940 gene encoding phospholipase D gamma 1-like isoform X2 — translation MAQPEYAQTSSFRASSHVQGQQAVPFQTNKVSLKVFLLHGNLDIWVREAKNLPNLDTLHSRLREKFAELKVKVRSKIEGHLCDNNRTSDPYVTVSVSGAVIGRTFVISNNENPAWMQHFNVPVAHYAAEVHFVVKDSYVVGSETMGAVRIPVKLLCSGMKVEGTFPILDDSGKPCKAGAVLSLSIQYTAVDKMNIYHGVDSGPDCQGVPGTYFPLRKGGKVTLYQDAHVHDGCLPNLKLDGDVQYEHRSCWNDIFEAITRARHLIYIAGWSVYHTVRLIRDVNKAIDCMLGDLLKTKSKEGVRVLLLVWDDPTSKSFLGHKREGIMHTNDEETRHFFKHSSVKVLLCPRSAGKGRSLVKKKEAGIIYSHHQKTVIVDTDAGHCKRKIMAFVGGLDLCKGRYDTPTHPLFRTLQTVHKDDYRNTNFTEPSVGCPRQPWHDLHCCIDGPAAYDILTNFEERWLKESKPRGLRKLIGSSYDDALLMLESISDIIRKEEFPSQSQNDPEGWHVQVFRSIDSNSVKGFPEDPKYATSRNLLCGKNVLIDMSIHTAYVKAIRAAQKFIYIENQYFLGSSYNWDSHKNLGANNLIPIEIALKIVNKIKANQRFSAYIIIPMWPEAASIVRQQILYWQHKTMQMMYEMIYNALKEVGLETKYEPQDYLNFFCLGNREAPDREESLDAEDSTAVMTPQALAQRSRRFMVYVHSKGMIVDDEYVILGSANINQRSMEGIRDTEIAMGAYQPYHTWASKDSSPHGQIYGYRMSLWAEHIGALEECFKQPESLECARQVRSLSELNWRQYAADEVTEMKGHLLKYPVEVDRTGKVKPLPDCVTFPDIGGTVTGSGTFAYIHENLTI, via the exons ATGGCTCAACCTGAATATGCTCAAACATCATCATTTAGAGCCTCAAGCCATGTTCAGGGTCAACAAGCTGTGCCATTCCAGACCAACAAGGTTTCCCTTAAGGTTTTTCTGTTACATGGGAACTTAGATATCTGGGTCAGGGAGGCCAAAAACCTTCCTAACTTGGATACGTTACATAGCAGATTAAGAGAAAAGTTTGCCGAATTGAAGGTGAAGGTTCGCAGCAAAATTGAGGGGCATTTGTGTGATAATAACAGAACTAGCGATCCATATGTCACAGTATCAGTATCAGGCGCTGTAATTGGGAGGACTTTTGTGATTAGTAATAATGAGAACCCTGCTTGGATGCAGCATTTTAATGTTCCTGTTGCACATTATGCTGCAGAAGTGCATTTTGTCGTCAAAGACAGTTATGTTGTTGGCTCAGAGACTATGGGTGCTGTGAGAATTCCAGTGAAGCTATTATGCTCTGGAATGAAAGTTGAGGGGACCTTCCCAATCCTTGATGACAGTGGGAAGCCTTGTAAGGCTGGAGCTGTCTTGAGTTTATCAATTCAGTACACCGCAGTTGATAAAATGAACATTTATCATGGAGTAGATTCAGGTCCTGATTGCCAAGGGGTCCCAGGTACCTACTTTCCACTTAGGAAAGGTGGAAAAGTGACACTATATCAAGATGCACATGTTCATGATGGTTGCCTTCCCAATTTGAAGCTCGATGGTGATGTTCAATATGAGCATAGGAGTTGTTGGAATGACATCTTTGAAGCAATAACTCGAGCCCGTCATTTGATATACATTGCAGGGTGGTCGGTGTACCACACAGTTAGACTGATTCGAGATGTTAATAAAGCAATAGATTGCATGCTGGGGGATCTTCTGAAAACCAAGTCAAAAGAAGGTGTAAGAGTGCTGCTCCTTGTATGGGATGATCCTACTTCTAAGAGCTTTTTGGGACATAAAAGA GAGGGCATCATGCATACTAATGATGAGGAGACTCGCCATTTTTTCAAGCACTCTTCGGTGAAAGTGCTACTCTGCCCCCGATCAGCTGGAAAAGGACGTAGCTTGGTCAAAAAGAAG GAAGCTGGAATAATCTATAGTCATCATCAGAAAACAGTGATTGTGGATACTGATGCAGGTCACTGTAAAAGAAAGATCATGGCATTTGTTGGAGGTCTTGATTTATGCAAGGGCCGATATGATACTCCAACACATCCTCTTTTTAGGACTTTACAAACAGTGCACAAAGATGACTATCGTAACACCAACTTCACG GAGCCTTCTGTTGGCTGTCCAAGACAACCGTGGCATGATTTGCATTGTTGTATTGATGGTCCAGCTGCATATGACATCCTCACCAATTTTGAGGAGCGCTGGTTGAAGGAATCAAAACCTCGTGGGCTTCGAAAGCTAATAGGATCATCATATGATGATGCTCTTCTTATGCTTGAAAGTATTTCTGACATCATCAGGAAGGAAGAGTTTCCTTCCCAAAGTCAGAATGATCCAGAGGGTTGGCATGTACAG GTTTTTCGCTCAATTGATTCCAATTCTGTGAAAGGATTTCCTGAGGACCCAAAATATGCTACTAGCAGG AACCTTTTATGTGGGAAGAATGTACTGATTGACATGAGCATACATACAGCATATGTGAAGGCAATCCGTGCTGcccaaaaattcatatatattgaGAACCAATACTTCCTTGGGTCATCATACAATTGGGATTCTCACAAAAACTTAG GTGCTAACaatttgataccaattgaaattGCTCTCAAAAttgttaacaaaataaaagcGAATCAGAGGTTCTCTGCATATATCATTATCCCAATGTGGCCAGAAGCTGCAAGCATTGTCAGGCAGCAGATTCTCTATTGGCAG CATAAAACAATGCAAATGATGTATGAAATGATTTATAATGCTTTAAAGGAGGTTGGACTTGAGACCAAGTATGAGCCACAAGActatttgaatttcttttgcCTGGGCAATCGTGAGGCACCAGATAGGGAAGAAAGTTTAGATGCAGAAGATTCCACTGCAGTAATGACTCCTCAA GCACTTGCTCAGAGGAGTAGGCGTTTTATGGTTTATGTTCACTCCAAAGGTATGATAGTGGATGATGAGTATGTGATATTGGGATCTGCAAATATCAATCAACGGTCCATGGAAGGAATCAGAGACACTGAGATAGCAATGGGTGCATATCAGCCTTATCATACCTGGGCAAGCAAAGATTCTAGTCCACATGGACAG ATATATGGATATAGAATGTCATTATGGGCAGAGCACATTGGAGCTCTCGAAGAATGTTTCAAGCAACCGGAGAGCCTCGAATGTGCGAGGCAGGTAAGGTCCTTGAGCGAGCTCAACTGGAGACAATATGCAGCTGATGAGGTAACAGAAATGAAGGGTCACCTATTAAAGTATCCAGTCGAAGTTGATAGAACAGGCAAGGTGAAGCCACTTCCTGACTGTGTAACATTCCCAGACATAGGAGGTACTGTAACTGGGAGTGGGACATTTGCATACATTCATGAAAATCTCACTATCTGA
- the LOC126709940 gene encoding phospholipase D gamma 1-like isoform X1, translating into MAQPEYAQTSSFRASSHVQGQQAVPFQTNKVSLKVFLLHGNLDIWVREAKNLPNLDTLHSRLREKFAELKVKVRSKIEGHLCDNNRTSDPYVTVSVSGAVIGRTFVISNNENPAWMQHFNVPVAHYAAEVHFVVKDSYVVGSETMGAVRIPVKLLCSGMKVEGTFPILDDSGKPCKAGAVLSLSIQYTAVDKMNIYHGVDSGPDCQGVPGTYFPLRKGGKVTLYQDAHVHDGCLPNLKLDGDVQYEHRSCWNDIFEAITRARHLIYIAGWSVYHTVRLIRDVNKAIDCMLGDLLKTKSKEGVRVLLLVWDDPTSKSFLGHKREGIMHTNDEETRHFFKHSSVKVLLCPRSAGKGRSLVKKKEAGIIYSHHQKTVIVDTDAGHCKRKIMAFVGGLDLCKGRYDTPTHPLFRTLQTVHKDDYRNTNFTEPSVGCPRQPWHDLHCCIDGPAAYDILTNFEERWLKESKPRGLRKLIGSSYDDALLMLESISDIIRKEEFPSQSQNDPEGWHVQVFRSIDSNSVKGFPEDPKYATSRNLLCGKNVLIDMSIHTAYVKAIRAAQKFIYIENQYFLGSSYNWDSHKNLGANNLIPIEIALKIVNKIKANQRFSAYIIIPMWPEAASIVRQQILYWQHKTMQMMYEMIYNALKEVGLETKYEPQDYLNFFCLGNREAPDREESLDAEDSTAVMTPQVLPLATRALAQRSRRFMVYVHSKGMIVDDEYVILGSANINQRSMEGIRDTEIAMGAYQPYHTWASKDSSPHGQIYGYRMSLWAEHIGALEECFKQPESLECARQVRSLSELNWRQYAADEVTEMKGHLLKYPVEVDRTGKVKPLPDCVTFPDIGGTVTGSGTFAYIHENLTI; encoded by the exons ATGGCTCAACCTGAATATGCTCAAACATCATCATTTAGAGCCTCAAGCCATGTTCAGGGTCAACAAGCTGTGCCATTCCAGACCAACAAGGTTTCCCTTAAGGTTTTTCTGTTACATGGGAACTTAGATATCTGGGTCAGGGAGGCCAAAAACCTTCCTAACTTGGATACGTTACATAGCAGATTAAGAGAAAAGTTTGCCGAATTGAAGGTGAAGGTTCGCAGCAAAATTGAGGGGCATTTGTGTGATAATAACAGAACTAGCGATCCATATGTCACAGTATCAGTATCAGGCGCTGTAATTGGGAGGACTTTTGTGATTAGTAATAATGAGAACCCTGCTTGGATGCAGCATTTTAATGTTCCTGTTGCACATTATGCTGCAGAAGTGCATTTTGTCGTCAAAGACAGTTATGTTGTTGGCTCAGAGACTATGGGTGCTGTGAGAATTCCAGTGAAGCTATTATGCTCTGGAATGAAAGTTGAGGGGACCTTCCCAATCCTTGATGACAGTGGGAAGCCTTGTAAGGCTGGAGCTGTCTTGAGTTTATCAATTCAGTACACCGCAGTTGATAAAATGAACATTTATCATGGAGTAGATTCAGGTCCTGATTGCCAAGGGGTCCCAGGTACCTACTTTCCACTTAGGAAAGGTGGAAAAGTGACACTATATCAAGATGCACATGTTCATGATGGTTGCCTTCCCAATTTGAAGCTCGATGGTGATGTTCAATATGAGCATAGGAGTTGTTGGAATGACATCTTTGAAGCAATAACTCGAGCCCGTCATTTGATATACATTGCAGGGTGGTCGGTGTACCACACAGTTAGACTGATTCGAGATGTTAATAAAGCAATAGATTGCATGCTGGGGGATCTTCTGAAAACCAAGTCAAAAGAAGGTGTAAGAGTGCTGCTCCTTGTATGGGATGATCCTACTTCTAAGAGCTTTTTGGGACATAAAAGA GAGGGCATCATGCATACTAATGATGAGGAGACTCGCCATTTTTTCAAGCACTCTTCGGTGAAAGTGCTACTCTGCCCCCGATCAGCTGGAAAAGGACGTAGCTTGGTCAAAAAGAAG GAAGCTGGAATAATCTATAGTCATCATCAGAAAACAGTGATTGTGGATACTGATGCAGGTCACTGTAAAAGAAAGATCATGGCATTTGTTGGAGGTCTTGATTTATGCAAGGGCCGATATGATACTCCAACACATCCTCTTTTTAGGACTTTACAAACAGTGCACAAAGATGACTATCGTAACACCAACTTCACG GAGCCTTCTGTTGGCTGTCCAAGACAACCGTGGCATGATTTGCATTGTTGTATTGATGGTCCAGCTGCATATGACATCCTCACCAATTTTGAGGAGCGCTGGTTGAAGGAATCAAAACCTCGTGGGCTTCGAAAGCTAATAGGATCATCATATGATGATGCTCTTCTTATGCTTGAAAGTATTTCTGACATCATCAGGAAGGAAGAGTTTCCTTCCCAAAGTCAGAATGATCCAGAGGGTTGGCATGTACAG GTTTTTCGCTCAATTGATTCCAATTCTGTGAAAGGATTTCCTGAGGACCCAAAATATGCTACTAGCAGG AACCTTTTATGTGGGAAGAATGTACTGATTGACATGAGCATACATACAGCATATGTGAAGGCAATCCGTGCTGcccaaaaattcatatatattgaGAACCAATACTTCCTTGGGTCATCATACAATTGGGATTCTCACAAAAACTTAG GTGCTAACaatttgataccaattgaaattGCTCTCAAAAttgttaacaaaataaaagcGAATCAGAGGTTCTCTGCATATATCATTATCCCAATGTGGCCAGAAGCTGCAAGCATTGTCAGGCAGCAGATTCTCTATTGGCAG CATAAAACAATGCAAATGATGTATGAAATGATTTATAATGCTTTAAAGGAGGTTGGACTTGAGACCAAGTATGAGCCACAAGActatttgaatttcttttgcCTGGGCAATCGTGAGGCACCAGATAGGGAAGAAAGTTTAGATGCAGAAGATTCCACTGCAGTAATGACTCCTCAAGTACTTCCCTTAGCTACCCGA GCACTTGCTCAGAGGAGTAGGCGTTTTATGGTTTATGTTCACTCCAAAGGTATGATAGTGGATGATGAGTATGTGATATTGGGATCTGCAAATATCAATCAACGGTCCATGGAAGGAATCAGAGACACTGAGATAGCAATGGGTGCATATCAGCCTTATCATACCTGGGCAAGCAAAGATTCTAGTCCACATGGACAG ATATATGGATATAGAATGTCATTATGGGCAGAGCACATTGGAGCTCTCGAAGAATGTTTCAAGCAACCGGAGAGCCTCGAATGTGCGAGGCAGGTAAGGTCCTTGAGCGAGCTCAACTGGAGACAATATGCAGCTGATGAGGTAACAGAAATGAAGGGTCACCTATTAAAGTATCCAGTCGAAGTTGATAGAACAGGCAAGGTGAAGCCACTTCCTGACTGTGTAACATTCCCAGACATAGGAGGTACTGTAACTGGGAGTGGGACATTTGCATACATTCATGAAAATCTCACTATCTGA